A stretch of the Cyanobacteria bacterium QS_8_64_29 genome encodes the following:
- a CDS encoding nitrate reductase associated protein, producing the protein MTEYFQFEADFVESLRCIPMQVRLKLDTCGVKLKLHHWHQLSHQQRQTLTEMPCNTQAEIAAFRHYLQGLVIAQTGEAAKEFAIEPQPAWLNPHAVPAELSDKARAWGVELEPQQWAQLTPLQRFALIKLARPGHESKNFHPALVEFGLLSA; encoded by the coding sequence ATGACCGAGTACTTCCAATTCGAAGCCGATTTTGTCGAGTCGCTGCGCTGCATCCCCATGCAGGTGCGCCTCAAGCTCGATACCTGCGGCGTCAAGCTCAAGCTGCACCACTGGCACCAGCTCAGCCACCAGCAGCGCCAGACCTTAACCGAGATGCCTTGCAACACCCAGGCTGAGATAGCGGCCTTCCGGCACTACCTGCAGGGCCTTGTCATTGCGCAGACCGGGGAAGCGGCCAAGGAATTTGCAATTGAGCCCCAACCGGCATGGCTGAATCCCCATGCCGTCCCAGCCGAGCTAAGCGATAAAGCCCGCGCCTGGGGCGTTGAACTAGAACCGCAGCAGTGGGCGCAACTCACGCCGCTGCAGCGCTTTGCCCTCATCAAGCTCGCTCGCCCCGGCCACGAAAGCAAAAATTTTCACCCGGCTCTAGTGGAATTTGGCCTATTGAGCGCTTAA